The Paramisgurnus dabryanus chromosome 1, PD_genome_1.1, whole genome shotgun sequence genome includes a window with the following:
- the acss3 gene encoding acyl-CoA synthetase short-chain family member 3, mitochondrial, producing MRLYQTARFKHACLGKTGVSVKESLRTLGVGSGRLLDKFSCTSVSFRLSKVKTNFWHGCRPLVYQPHSICSAHRKNVTRGYSSNHEYEDAFATARDKPERFWNKAAAGITWFKQWTHILDKTDTVFPKWFVGGKLNVCYNAVDRHVENGRGDQVAVIYDSPVTNTKQIITYKELQEQVSRLAGVLVKHGVKKGDLVVIYMPMVPQAMFTMLACARIGATHSLIFGGFASKELSVRIDHAKPKLLVTASFGIEPGRKVEYIPLVDKALELSSHKPHKVLIYNRPSMDKVSMHPDLSLDWEEEMATAHPHDCVPVPAHHPLYVLYTSGTTGTPKGIVRDSGGYAVMLNWTMSNVYGLAPGEVWWAASDFGWVVGHSYICYAPLLHGNTTVIYEGKPVGTPDPGSFFRVMSEHGTASMFTAPTAIRAIRQQDPQAKHGKQYPLSRLRSLFVAGERCDVETLEWAKKHFGVPVLDHWWQTESGSAITASCIGLGCSLTPPAGTAGKPVPGYNVAVIDDEMRQVKPRTLGNIVVKLPLPPGAALSLWQNDKLYKDLYFTKFPGYYDTMDAGFVDEEDFLYIMSRSDDVINVAGHRLSTGALEEAVLSHTSVADCAVVGLEDSLKGHVPLALCVLRNDCQKSKDILVKEIVSFVRDTIGPVAAFRKVLFVKVLPKTRSGKIPRSSLAKLVNSKSYKITPTIEDPEVFKDIEKIVRKAIKGTGKNSP from the exons ATGCGTCTTTATCAAACCGCGCGCTTTAAACACGCGTGCCTTGGAAAAACAGGGGTTAGTGTTAAGGAATCCCTCAGAACACTGGGTGTTGGTTCAGGACGCTTGCTGGATAAGTTTTCATGCACCTCTGTGTCGTTTCGTCTGTCGAaggtaaaaacaaacttttggcATGGGTGCAGACCGCTTGTTTATCAACCACATAGCATTTGTAGCGCACACCGGAAAAATGTTACGCGTGGATATTCATCAAACCACGAATATGAGGACGCTTTTGCAACGGCACGGGATAAACCCGAAAGGTTTTGGAACAAGGCGGCAGCTGGGATCACTTGGTTTAAACAATGGACCCATATTCTGGATAAAACAGATACAGTGTTTCCCAAATG GTTTGTTGGAGGAAAGCTAAATGTGTGTTATAATGCTGTTGATCGGCATGTGGAGAATGGGAGAGGTGATCAAGTGGCTGTGATTTATGACAGTCCGGTCACCAACACTAAACAGATCATCACCTACAAAGAATTGCAGGAGCAG GTATCCAGGTTGGCTGGTGTACTGGTGAAGCATGGTGTGAAGAAGGGAGATCTGGTGGTGATTTATATGCCCATGGTTCCTCAGGCCATGTTCACCATGCTTGCCTGTGCCCGTATCGGTGCCACCCACAGCCTTATATTTGGAGGATTTGCTTCCAAAGAGCTCTCCGTCCGTATCGACCACGCTAAG CCCAAGCTGCTGGTGACAGCGTCATTTGGAATCGAGCCGGGCAGAAAAGTGGAGTACATTCCCCTGGTTGACAAAGCTCTGGAGCTCAGCAGCCACAAACCACACAAAGTTCTCATCTACAACCGTCCCAGCATG GATAAGGTGTCCATGCATCCTGACCTCAGCCTGGATTGGGAGGAGGAAATGGCCACTGCTCACCCTCACGACTGCGTGCCCGTCCCTGCACATCATCCGCTGTATGTCCTCTACACATCCGGCACCACAGGCACTCCGAAG GGTATAGTCAGAGATTCAGGAGGTTATGCCGTGATGCTAAACTGGACTATGTCCAACGTTTATGGATTGGCTCCAGGCGAG GTCTGGTGGGCTGCGTCAGACTTTGGCTGGGTGGTAGGCCACTCATATATCTGCTACGCTCCGCTTCTGCATGGTAACACTACAGTGATCTACGAG GGCAAACCGGTGGGGACTCCGGACCCTGGGTCGTTTTTTCGTGTGATGTCTGAGCATGGCACGGCTTCAATGTTTACTGCTCCCACAGCTATCAGAGCCATTCGCCAGCAAGACCCTCAGGCAAAACACGGGAAACAGTATCCGCTCAGCAG GTTAAGGAGCCTGTTTGTAGCTGGAGAACGCTGCGATGTAGAGACTCTTGAATGGGCCAAGAAACATTTCGGAGTCCCAGTGCTGGATCACTGGTGGCAAACTG AGAGTGGCTCCGCCATCACTGCCTCCTGTATTGGTCTGGGTTGCTCACTTACTCCCCCTGCTGGAACAGCAGGCAAACCTGTACCAGGATACAATG TGGCAGTGATTGATGATGAAATGCGGCAGGTGAAACCGAGGACTCTGGGAAATATTGTTGTAAA ACTTCCTCTACCTCCCGGGGCTGCTCTTAGTCTCTGGCAGAATGACAAGCTTTATAAGGACCTGTATTTCACCAAGTTCCCT GGCTATTACGATACCATGGACGCAGGTTTTGTGGATGAAGAAGACTTCCTGTACATCATGTCAAGGTCTGATGATGTCATCAACGTCGCCGGTCACAGGTTATCCACCGGTGCCCTTGAAGAG GCTGTCCTCTCTCACACTTCTGTGGCTGACTGTGCTGTAGTGGGGCTTGAGGATTCTCTGAAGGGACACGTACCTCTGGCTTTATGCGTGCTTAGAAACG ACTGCCAGAAGAGTAAAGATATCTTGGTGAAAGAAATAGTGAGTTTTGTCAGGGACACCATCGGCCCAGTGGCAGCTTTCAGGAAGGTTCTCTTTGTCAAAGTTCTTCCCAAAACTCGCTCTGGAAAAATTCCACGATCGTCTCTTGCTAAACTGGTCAACTCCAAGTCTTACAAG ATCACTCCCACCATAGAAGATCCAGAGGTCTTTAAGGACATTGAGAAGATAGTAAGAAAAGCTATTAAAGGGACTGGTAAAAATTCACCATGA